The window AAGGAAAGGTTACGTGATTCTCCAAATGACAAACCCAGGGAAATCGCTAAAGGCATTTTGCGTGACTTTGGGATTAAATTGAGATATAGACAAGTACGGCGAGGGATGGAAGATGCCAAGGAGCAACTTCAAGGTTTGTACAGAAAGTCATATAACAGGTTGCCTTGGTTCTGTGAGAAGGTAGTAAATACTAATCCTGGTACTGTTGCTAAGCTTATGATAAACGATGAAAAAATACTACAGCGCTTCTTTTTCTCACTTCATGCCTCAATACATGGTTTCAAGCGCGGTTGCCGACCTCTGATTTTCCTTGAAGCTACATCTCTAAGATCAAGGTACAAGGAGACTCTGTTGACAGCAACTGCGGTTGATGCAGATGATGGTTTCTTTCCAGTTGCTTTTGCAGTAATAGATATTGAAAATGATGATAGTTGGCGTTGGTTTTTGGAGCAACTAAAATCTGCATTATCAACTTCTCAATCTATAACTTTTATCTCAGATCGAGAGAAGAATTTAAAGAACTCTGTGCTTGAGGTGTTTGAGAATGCTTGTCATGGCTATTCCATTTTTCATCTTCTGGAAAGCTTTAAGAGAAATCTAAAGGGTCCATTCAATGGTGATGGGAGAAATGTTTTACCTGAAATTTTCCTTGCCGTTGCTCATGCAGTCCGACTTGGTGGTTTTAAAAATTCGACTGAGAAAATTAAACAGATTAGTTCCCACGCATACGATTGGGTGATCCAGATTGAGCCAGAGTGTTGGACAAGTTTGTTATTTAAGGGTCAGCACTATAATTATGTAACAGAGGATGTTGCAGAACCATACTCCAAGTTGAGTGAGGATTCTCGTGGATCAACAATAATGCAAAAGATTGAAGCCTTAATATGTATGCTCGGTGATCTAATAGATCGTCGTAAATTGGAGCCAAGTAATTGGTCCACTAAACTTACTCCGTCAAAAGAGAGAAAGATACAGGAAGAAGCTGTTAAAGCTCATGGTCTAAAAGTTCTATTCTCATCTGATGTCCTATTTGAAGTTCATGATGAGATGACTCATGTTGTGAATATTGAAAACCGTGAGTGCACATGCCTGGAGTGGAAACAAAGTGGGCTGCCTTGCTGCCATGCGGTTGCTGTGTTCAAATCCATTGGTAAATGTGTGTATGATTACTGCTCAAGCTACTTTACAGTTGAAAGTTACCGTTCTACATATTCTGTGTCTGTAAACCCGATACCTGTGATTGGAACACCAGTTGAAGAAGATGGTGAGTCAGATACTGCGGATGTGTTACCCCCTTGCCCTTCAGAATCGCAGATTGAGGAAAAACCAGAGGATACCAAAACTGTAGACCCGGATAAGAGGACAGTAAGTTGCAGCAGGTGCAAGGAACCAGGACATAATAAAGCTTCATGCAAGGCCACTTTATAGGTCCTTGCTTCCTCCTTGTTTGCATCTTGTACATTTCTTAAAATTACATCTTAATGACTTGTGATGTATTGCTCTTCTTTGTAATTTGTTGCGCTCTGCATTTCTACTTCACAGAAGACTCTCATTATTTCCATTGGTAAAAGCTGGTATATTTCTTCATCTATGGGTAATTTCTTCCTCATTGTGTCTGTACTCTCAGTACCTTCTGGAAATCCATAAGCTATGAGTTTTGAACTCGAAAGCAAGGTGTAAGACGATGGTAAGATTCTTGGCCTCAAAAGGGTATAAAGCTGTTCCCGTAGCTTGTCTGTTGCAAAAATGATTTTCTATATTTCAGACTATGAATTTTCGAATCGTCTTGTTACATGATATGTGATGGTAAATTCTCAGTTTACTCGACGTGAGTGAATAATGATGGTTTCTCGGATTGAACGGACGATTTCTTGGTACTGTTTTGCACTGTTAGAACAATTCAGAACGAGACACAAGCATCTCATTCTTAATATGCTGAAGTCGACAACAAAAGACAAAGGTTGATTTACAGTGGAATGCAGAGTGCCTTATCAATATATGAAAAAGATGTGAGTTGAAAGATATGCAAATGAACGTTATTTGGTGGATTTAATATGCTGATCTTAGGGAAGAGTAGAAACAAACATACTGGATAATGAATCTGCTAATGTTGGCAGTAGTTAATTTCGTCGGAAAATCTTACCACAAGTGCACTCTATCCTTACCTTCCAAAGTTGGCATAAGTTAATTTCAACGGGAATATTAAGAAAGTAAATTTTCAGGCTACTTCTTCCAATAACAGAAGATGAACATGTTAACATCGTTCAAATCAAAACTCAAACTCAACTCAACTCAACTCAGTTCAATTGTGCCCTAATTCTTCATTAATAGGAATCAAGTATATGAATTTTCTATAAtcattatattttatttatttaaaattttaaatcatAATTAGACTATTTTAAATCAACACTCGAGTCAAATTGTCATTTGGGAGTTGGGACGTGGAGAGAGCAATAGCTGTTGTTACCAACCAACCCAAAGTAAGTTTGCCTTCTTTACCTACCCACCCCACCTACTTCCCCCCCATCCCTTCTCCTTCACTTCTCTCTACACAATAACTAAGTCCAAATTCCTCCTCTGCTCATTGCATTGATCGCGTCACAAAAGGGATAGATTGGTTTATACATTTCTCCATTGTTTCAGTACAAGTGAGAAGATTCAAAGAAAATGTCCCTTACTGATTCAGTGCAGCACAAACAGCCTGGTGTCATCACCTGCAAAGGTTGGTATCCACTTTGAATACCCTTCATTtgctttttacttttttttatttattttccctTCTTACCAAGAATCTTGATTATTTAATTTTCAGCTGCTGTGGCATGGGGACCAGGAGAAGCAATGGTAATAGAGGAGGTGGAATTGAGTCCACCTCAGCCTATGGAGATTCGTGTTAAGGTTGTCTCTACTTCTCTCTGTCGCAGTGATGTCACTGCTTGGTTGTCACAGGTTTGATCTCTACTTCatccctttttctttttgggttgaaaatttttCCCAACAGGACAACCATATCTTTTATGTCAAGCTACTAAATCTAAGTCAATTCTGGTACTAGGAAGACAAATGCTGGAATGGAACTGTGCTAAGCTGCTGTTTCAGTTACATGAATTATTCCTACTAAATGTTTGAAATTTGTTCATCATAATAAATCATTTCTACAAATATGGCATTGAATTATTAGGTGCTCAATCTTGGACCGACTGGAGATGGACTGCCTTTGTTAGAGATACAGTAGAGGTGCTTAGCATAAGAACTAGCAAGTTATACTGTATAAGATTGCGCTTTTATGAGTTTATCTGACAAAAGCGCTTCGCACTCATCCCAATCTCATTTTGTTTCCCAAAGAAAACTAGCTAAATCCAATCTTATTTTGTGTTCTCAAAGGTAAAATCTGAACTTATGTAGGGAAGGGGGGATGCGGGCACATTATACAGTAGAAAAGACTCAATCTTGGGCCCTCTTTATTCGTTCATCTTGTCTTTCTTTATCATTTTGGCAAATCtggttcttgttttatttttcttttcatatgAATCTACCAGAATTATTTTCTTATCCTTCAAATATTTCGCACCCAATGATGAAGTTTTTGTTATTTTCAGGCTCAGGCTTCTATTTATCCTAGGATATTTGGTCATGAAGCATCAGGGTTAGTTCTATATCTCGTCCAGCTTCTACTTGAATGATAATGCTTTTAGTCAGTAGTTTAAACATGTATCTTGCTGCTGATAGGAAGTCGTCAAAATACTAACTCAAAATTTTCTTATATAATGCATAGCCTTGAAACATGTCTTGGCGTGATAATGCGTCTCTCCAAGAGGCTAATGGTCATGTTGTAGGGAAGGGCCAATGTTATTTTGAGTTGGATTTCTCAAATTTCCGAATTTGTCAAGCATGTATAATGGTTTCATCACCCACTTGATGCGTAATGGTTTCATCACCAAAATACTCTTAGTTGACTTACTCATCAGGTGCTCTGTCTATAAAGAAAAGCATTCCGTCACAGACCGTGGCATCATCAAGAGCCACAATTGCAATGCAATAGAAGTGGTTGATGGATTCAATATTCTCTCATTTCTGAACATAGAATCAAGCTTTAATATTTTTGCAGGATTGTTGAGAGTGTTGGGCAAGGAGTGACTGAATTTGTAGAAGGAGACCATGTGCTAACCTTATTTACTGGGGAATGCATGAGATGCAGACATTGTACCTCAGGCAAAAGCAACATTTGCCAAGTTCTTGGATTGGAACGAAAAGGTGTTATGCACAGTGATCAGAAGACGCGGTTCTCTATAAAAGGGAAGCCGGTTTATCATTATTGTGCAGTTTCAAGTTTTAGTGAATATACGGTTGTACACTCTGGTTGTGCGGTCAAGGTTAGTTCAAATGCGCCTTTGGATAAAATCTGCCTCCTCAGTTGTGGAGCGGCAGCAGGTAACTTATGGAGTACTGTTCAATTAAATCACAGCTGATTTTTTACTTCTTTACTACTATTGAAATTTGTTATATCGTTTGAAATGTTTTTTCCAAATAGTTAAATCCTCCTTCAGTTCTTAGATGTTACTTTAATTCTTAGCCTATTTATCTCTGTATAGCTTCACAACTAGCCATAAGTTAAGTTGTTATTCTGAACATTTCAAATGAAGCATTGTGCAGCCtcacaattgaaatgaaataatCAGGTCTAGGTGCTGCTTGGAAGGTTGCAAATATCTCGGAAGGATCAAAAGTGGTCATTTTTGGTCTTGGGACTGTAGGCCTTTCTGTGAGTACATTGATCCAAGCTTAACAGCTAACATAATATAGGCTAAATGTTTTCCTGGAGAACTTGACAATGATAAATAATAAGATGCTTACATATTGAGCTAATAGGTTGCACAAGGTGCTAAAATGAGGGGAGCATCTCAAATTATTGGTGTAGacacaatgcaagagaaataCGAAAAAGGTATCACGTCAGACTTCTTGTAAAAAGTTGAAAACCTGAAAAGTTTTCCTAAACTTATGATGAAAAGTTTCCCTGGTTTATTGATGTTCTGCCCTTCTGGTGCAGCAAAGGCTTTTGGAGTGACCGATTTTTTGAACCCAAATGATACTGATGAACCCATCCCACAGGTGTTTTACTTTTCAcgatatatatacaacaaaagCTTGTAAATTAGTTTCATTCTTTCTCCCAGCTAATTGGTCATGAGTCTTGCTAATCATGTTTGCTGTCTAAAACAACACAGAAGCGTTACAACAACTATGTCTCAATCTCGAGCTAGTTGGACCGTCTATATAAATTCTCACTTTCATTTTGCTCTATTTGGACCTGTTTCACTCCAATACGCAATAATTTGGGGATTATCTAATAGAGGTTTTCTTAAATTTTCTAATTTCTAATTCATACAAATCTCGAAACAGATAAAAAGTCTTTTAGCAAATACTAGACCTAATGCTTTACCAGTATGACTAAGCACTAACACCTATGGTTCTTTTGCTTCTATTATGTTATGTGTTTCATGACTGCTGCTGCATAGATTTTGCGTGATTGTTGGTCTATAAAGACAGCTTCCTTCTATGTGGCTTTAGGTCTACTTGCCTCCTTTCTCGGGGGAGGATGGGGCTTGGAGGTACCGGGAGCTTGGAGGTACCGGGTTCATCTGAATCCAGTACTTTTGGTGtggagcataaatttatgtataaaaattcACTATAATTGCAATATGtaatagatatgaacccataaccttaaaaatataatgggttcgaCGCTAGAAACCTAAATGTTGAACCCATAGAGCTTAAATCCTGAATCGACCTCTGCCCTCTCTAACTCTTGGTATCATACCTACAAACTGGTACATTTGAGGTCTCCTCTACTTGTGCTACTTGCATATTCCATAATTTTCTTTTATCTTGTCAATCTTGTGTGAACACATATCTATACGAACATACGCTTTGTACGATACTCATATTATGGAGGGTTGGGAATTAGAGACCCAACATTCAATCCCATATAATATCGATGGTCTTAAATATGGCCAACAGAATTTGCCGCACTTTGGTAAGTATCTTCCTATTGCATAACATTTCTGTAGTGCTCCTCAATTCCAACattctattttaattttttatatattcgCCTATCGACCATTCACCTAGACCATTGAGCTTATATTTGAATTGTCTTAATTTATGCACTGCTATCCCGTCTAACTTTACTTGGTTCGTCTTATGCCGGCTTAATTCGCGTGTATATATCATTTCTTATCTTTACTTATCCTAAAACCCTTACTATTGTGGAATGTTTATTCAAAGTTCAAACTTTTGTTTAACGTCTTGTATAGCGTCGTCAGTAAACCAATATCGTCAGCAAATAGCATACAGAATGGACCAGTTCTGTTCATGCTCAGGCTATGCTTTCCTTTCGTAAACTCTGAGTACTTTTTAATTTCAGGTTATAAAACGCATAACTGATGGAGGTGCAGACTATTCATTTGAGTGTATAGGAGATACAGGAATGATTACCACTGCATTGCAATCATGTTGTGATGTAAGTATAGAGACCCCATTTCAGTACTCTCCTGTATTCTCTGAGATTTGTTTCTCTTTCTTATACCCCCAATTTTCTGTCTTCTCCTATTTGTGTTAGGGATGGGGTTTGACCGTCACACTTGGAGTACCCAAGCTGAAGCCAGAGGTAACAGCTCATTATGGACTTCTTCTTACCGGTAGAACATTGACAGGATCTCTATTTGGAGGATGGAAACCGAAGTCTGAAATTCCTTCATTAGTTGAGATGTACCTAAGGAAGGTAAACTGTTACACTGTTTTTTCAACTTGATGAAACCTTGGGACGTCGTGTTTATTTACTCCAAAAGGACTTTCAACATTGGAATATTAAGCCATTGTGAGGTTTTGCTTGCAGGAAATTGAGATAGATGACTTGATCACACATAACCTGCCATTTGAGGAGATAAACAAAGCTTTTGATCTGATGAAAAGTGGGACTTGTTTGCGCTGCGTCATACATATGCCAATATAGAAGGTTTTCCAATGGCTGAATGTTTTTCAATGAAATAGATAGCCATCACGATGAACTGCGAGAAAATTTGATGTTGTAATGTAGTATATGATTATCATTGCCTGCCATCGGTTATTTGTTCAGGATGGTGGGTTGAGCTGTGCAGACTATTTTTACAGAAAAAAGTTTGATGTCATATCAAAATGCATTGACTGGCCTCAGAGACAGTTTGCCGTATAGGCAACTACTCAGAAATTTCTAATCATTAGCTGAGTTAGATGCAATTATCCAGTGAAGACCATATAATTTAAAACCTTTTGTTCCTAAATGTGGATTTTGCTATTGATTCTTTTTTCACTATAAGGAAGAACTTGGGTTTTGGAGATGCTTGTGCACTTTTATACCCATTAATTGAATTGAAAGTTGATGCTGCAAGATATAGCCTTTTCCCCGGAGCTTGGAGGCCAAACTAATCTTTTGGCCTTACGTGGAGCAAATTTGGATTCCGAATATACTACAGCAGGATCTTTTGCTGCTTTTGTTGATATTGCTCTCACTCATTATTACGTCACCTTAACAGCTGGGACCCCCTAACCATTTCTATCTATCTTTAGAAATAGGGCTCTAGACCCCTGTGTATTAGACAGcgggtgggaaaccaaaaaaGATCTTCGGCATACCATTCCAATCTCTTATAATGTCCTTGAAGACTGACAGGATACAGGTTGCTAGCACTGCACATTAATTATGAAACTTGTTTGTTACCTATAATATGAATTCATTAGTGTTATGGAAGTCTAGATTGAGACAACCATCGGGGGAATAAC is drawn from Nicotiana tabacum cultivar K326 chromosome 22, ASM71507v2, whole genome shotgun sequence and contains these coding sequences:
- the LOC107765740 gene encoding alcohol dehydrogenase-like 6; amino-acid sequence: MSLTDSVQHKQPGVITCKAAVAWGPGEAMVIEEVELSPPQPMEIRVKVVSTSLCRSDVTAWLSQAQASIYPRIFGHEASGIVESVGQGVTEFVEGDHVLTLFTGECMRCRHCTSGKSNICQVLGLERKGVMHSDQKTRFSIKGKPVYHYCAVSSFSEYTVVHSGCAVKVSSNAPLDKICLLSCGAAAGLGAAWKVANISEGSKVVIFGLGTVGLSVAQGAKMRGASQIIGVDTMQEKYEKAKAFGVTDFLNPNDTDEPIPQVIKRITDGGADYSFECIGDTGMITTALQSCCDGWGLTVTLGVPKLKPEVTAHYGLLLTGRTLTGSLFGGWKPKSEIPSLVEMYLRKEIEIDDLITHNLPFEEINKAFDLMKSGTCLRCVIHMPI
- the LOC107765739 gene encoding uncharacterized protein LOC107765739, which translates into the protein MVKGKLILICQSGGEFVSDAGGTLSYNGGEANAVNINEDTPFDHLKIKLAEMCNLELKTVSIKYFLPGNRKTLINLRSERDFKRMVEFHANSVTAEIFVSGKEGFDHEALNTYTDRTIGLKLAENVNHHGTPAAAADSGGLSTTPSKATPLGTVHTDAASPLVIQSDCLVDVHISCQEPAINATADSSSQATTSSNPSSGHVAEDDSDYAPRSRAAVGTTAQSPISFDYDSTPADTVKKRRRTASWTIGANGPTIVVTGNDSKEKFSRKKKSRNSTGVMDSNDTVEDEDCVQLPDDSDSSSAVALRDEDLPEKLVATWKEGITGVGQDFRSVKEFRAALQKYAVANRFVYKLKKNDASRVSGRCTVEGCSWRIHASRVPAAQTFRIRKFNYLHTCGGESWKSGHRTRNWLVSIIKERLRDSPNDKPREIAKGILRDFGIKLRYRQVRRGMEDAKEQLQGLYRKSYNRLPWFCEKVVNTNPGTVAKLMINDEKILQRFFFSLHASIHGFKRGCRPLIFLEATSLRSRYKETLLTATAVDADDGFFPVAFAVIDIENDDSWRWFLEQLKSALSTSQSITFISDREKNLKNSVLEVFENACHGYSIFHLLESFKRNLKGPFNGDGRNVLPEIFLAVAHAVRLGGFKNSTEKIKQISSHAYDWVIQIEPECWTSLLFKGQHYNYVTEDVAEPYSKLSEDSRGSTIMQKIEALICMLGDLIDRRKLEPSNWSTKLTPSKERKIQEEAVKAHGLKVLFSSDVLFEVHDEMTHVVNIENRECTCLEWKQSGLPCCHAVAVFKSIGKCVYDYCSSYFTVESYRSTYSVSVNPIPVIGTPVEEDGESDTADVLPPCPSESQIEEKPEDTKTVDPDKRTVSCSRCKEPGHNKASCKATL